From a region of the Epinephelus fuscoguttatus linkage group LG21, E.fuscoguttatus.final_Chr_v1 genome:
- the gpr12 gene encoding G-protein coupled receptor 12: MSEEPPVTPSWLTPDPTAWASGGGGPMDNSTSLGTFPDALPPSQLPLLVNPWDIVLCSSGTLIACENALVVLVIWQNPALRAPMFLLIGSLALADLLAGLGLVLHFTCAYLLHSDSAQLLTVGLVVASFSASVFSLLAITIDRYLSLYYALTYNSERTAAFTYTMLVLLWGLSLCLGLLPVTGVNCLAEEATCSVVRPLTKNNIAVLSVSFLLLFGLMLQLYVQICKIVMRHAHQIALQHHFLAATPHYVTTRKGVSTLAIILGTFAACWMPFTVYSLIADYTYPPLYTYATLVPATYNSVINPVIYAFRNQEIQKALWLVCCGCVPASVAQRARTPSDV; the protein is encoded by the coding sequence ATGAGTGAAGAGCCACCAGTCACCCCCAGCTGGTTGACCCCTGACCCCACAGCATGGGCCAGCGGAGGCGGGGGACCGATGGACAACAGCACCAGCCTGGGGACGTTTCCGGACGCTCTCCCGCCCAGCCAGCTGCCCCTGCTGGTCAACCCCTGGGACATTGTGCTGTGCTCATCTGGGACTCTGATAGCCTGTGAGAACGCCCTGGTGGTGCTGGTGATCTGGCAGAACCCGGCGCTCAGAGCTCCCATGTTCCTGTTGATCGGCAGCCTGGCGCTGGCCGACCTCCTGGCCGGCCTGGGCCTGGTGCTTCACTTCACCTGTGCCTACTTGCTCCACTCCGACTCGGCCCAGTTGCTGACCGTAGGTCTGGTGGTGGCCTCCTTTTCCGCCTCTGTCTTCAGCCTGCTGGCCATCACCATTGACCGCTACCTGTCGCTGTACTATGCCCTGACCTACAACTCAGAACGGACAGCGGCCTTCACCTACACCATGCTCGTGCTGCTGTGGGGCCTCTCGCTGTGTCTGGGCCTGCTGCCGGTCACAGGTGTCAACTGCCTGGCGGAGGAGGCGACATGCAGCGTGGTGCGGCCGCTCACAAAGAACAACATCGCCGTGCTGTCCGTCTCCTTCCTGCTGCTCTTCGGCCTCATGCTGCAACTCTACGTTCAGATCTGCAAGATCGTGATGCGCCACGCTCACCAAATCGCCCTCCAGCACCACTTCCTGGCTGCCACACCCCACTACGTCACAACACGGAAAGGCGTGTCCACGCTGGCCATCATCCTTGGTACCTTTGCGGCCTGCTGGATGCCATTTACTGTCTACTCCCTAATCGCTGACTACACCTACCCTCCGCTCTACACCTACGCCACGCTGGTGCCTGCCACCTACAACTCTGTCATCAACCCGGTCATCTACGCCTTCAGGAACCAGGAGATCCAGAAGGCGCTGTGGCTGGTGTGCTGCGGCTGCGTGCCTGCCAGCGTGGCCCAGCGTGCACGGACCCCTAGTGACGTCTGA
- the usp12a gene encoding ubiquitin carboxyl-terminal hydrolase 12A — protein MEILMTVSKFASFCTMGANASALEKEIGSEQFPVNEHYFGLVNFGNTCYCNSVLQALYFCRPFREKILAYRSQPRRKENLLTCLADLFHSIANQKRKVGVIPPKKFITRLRKENELFDNYMQQDAHEFLNYLLNTIADLLQEERKQDKTNGRLANGTLDSQNNNSNATPAPTWVHEIFQGTLTNETRCLTCETISSKDEDFLDLSVDVEQNTSITHCLRGFSNTETLCSEYKYYCEECRSKQEAHKRMRVKKLPMILALHLKRFKYMEQLQRYTKLSYRVVFPLELRLFNTSGDATNPERLYDLVAVVVHCGSGPNRGHYIAIVKSHDFWLLFDDDIVEKIDAQAIEEFYGLTSEISKNSESGYILFYQSRD, from the exons ATGGAAATCCTAATGACAGTCTCCAAATTTGCCTCTTTTTGTACCATG GGCGCCAATGCCTCTGCTCTGGAGAAAGAGATTGGATCTGAGCAGTTTCCGGTCAATGAGCACTACTTTGGCCTGGTCAAT TTTGGAAACACCTGCTACTGCAACTCGGTGCTGCAGGCTCTATACTTCTGCCGACCGTTTCGGGAGAAGATATTGGCGTACCGCAGTCAGCCTCGGCGGAAGGAGAACCTGCTCACCTGCCTGGCCGACCTGTTTCACAGTATCGCAAACCAGAAGAGGAAAGTGGGCGTCATACCACCCAAGAAGTTCATCACACGGCTTCGCAAAGAGAATG AGCTGTTTGACAATTACATGCAGCAGGATGCCCACGAGTTCCTGAACTACCTGCTCAACACCATCGCAGATTTGCTCCAGGAGGAGCGGAAGCAGGACAAGACCAATGGCCGCCTTGCCAACGGCACATTGGACTCtcagaacaacaacagcaatgcCACACCCGCTCCCACCTGGGTCCATGAGATCTTCCAAGGCACTCTGACCAATGAGACACGCTGCCTCACCTGTGAAACG atAAGCAGCAAAGATGAGGACTTTCTGGACCTTTCTGTGGATGTCGAACAGAATACCTCCATCACACACTGCCTCAG AGGTTTCAgtaacacagagacactgtgcAGTGAGTACAAATACTACTGTGAAGAATGTAGAAGCAAGCAGGAGGCACACAAGAG GATGCGTGTTAAGAAGCTGCCAATGATCCTGGCGTTGCACCTGAAGCGCTTTAAGTACATGGAGCAGCTGCAGCGCTACACAAAGCTGTCCTATCGTGTCGTCTTCCCCCTGGAGCTCCGCCTCTTCAACACCTCTGGGGACGCCACCAATCCTGAGAGGCTGTACGACCTGGTCGCCGTGGTGGTGCATTGTGGGAG tgGTCCGAACAGGGGTCACTACATTGCCATTGTGAAAAGTCATGACTTCTGGTTGCTGTTTGATGATGATATTGTAGAG AAAATTGATGCACAGGCCATAGAGGAATTCTACGGTCTCACTTCTGAAATCTCCAAGAACTCTGAGTCAGGCTACATCCTCTTTTACCAGTCCAGAGACTAA